In Reichenbachiella agarivorans, one genomic interval encodes:
- the ctlX gene encoding citrulline utilization hydrolase CtlX, translating into MGINTTSTLLMIRPINFRYNEQTAVNNYYQNKPTDEGEVDFQTKALAEFDDFVEKLEAKGIEVVVVNDTLKPETPDSIFPNNWVSFHHDGTVGLYPMYAENRRLERREDIFDLLEDKGFEITQEIHLTEFEEVGKFLEGTGSLILDRENKIAYAALSQRTDPDVLDTFNEQFGFRIVEFVANQTHNGQRLPIYHTNVMMCLGDEFAVICLDAIDDMDDRDRVIESLEDSDKEIIEITEEQKECFAGNMLQVENKEGEKFIVMSDTAYNSLDQDQIDRLLTYNKEIIHSSLHTIETLGGGSARCMMAEVFLPKSTDT; encoded by the coding sequence ATGGGCATAAATACAACTTCGACATTGCTGATGATCCGGCCGATCAATTTCAGATACAACGAACAAACAGCCGTCAACAATTACTATCAGAATAAACCAACAGACGAAGGTGAAGTAGATTTTCAGACCAAAGCATTAGCTGAATTTGATGACTTTGTCGAAAAACTGGAAGCCAAAGGAATAGAAGTGGTTGTCGTCAATGACACCTTGAAACCAGAAACACCAGACTCTATTTTTCCCAACAATTGGGTTTCATTTCACCACGATGGTACAGTAGGTTTGTACCCCATGTATGCCGAAAACCGCAGGCTAGAGCGCAGAGAGGATATTTTTGACCTCCTAGAAGACAAAGGCTTTGAGATCACCCAAGAGATACACTTGACTGAGTTTGAGGAGGTAGGTAAGTTTCTGGAAGGGACAGGTAGTTTGATATTGGATCGTGAAAACAAGATTGCCTATGCCGCTTTGTCCCAACGGACAGACCCTGATGTCTTGGATACCTTCAACGAGCAGTTCGGTTTCAGAATCGTTGAGTTTGTAGCCAACCAGACGCACAATGGACAAAGACTCCCTATCTATCACACCAATGTGATGATGTGTCTGGGTGATGAGTTTGCGGTGATCTGTCTGGATGCGATTGATGACATGGACGATAGAGACAGAGTCATTGAGAGTTTAGAGGATTCAGATAAGGAAATCATTGAAATCACGGAGGAACAAAAGGAATGTTTTGCAGGGAACATGCTCCAAGTAGAAAATAAAGAAGGAGAGAAGTTTATTGTGATGTCTGATACAGCCTACAACTCGCTGGATCAAGACCAAATCGATAGGCTACTGACTTACAACAAAGAAATAATACATAGTTCACTACATACGATAGAAACATTAGGAGGAGGTAGTGCCAGGTGCATGATGGCTGAGGTTTTCCTTCCCAAAAGTACAGATACATGA
- the argS gene encoding arginine--tRNA ligase, whose translation MNIAADIQIGIQSALKELYNHDAALSELGLQPTRKEFGGSYTFVTFPYGRISKKSPEVTATEMGEYLQTHLDAVSGFNVVKGFLNIEIAEQTWVTYLNELLQNPDFGLGTKKNESVMVEYSSPNTNKPLHLGHLRNNFLGYSVAKIYEALGYDVIKVQIINDRGIHICKSMVAWQKFGHGETPETSGLKGDKLVGKYYVEFDKAYKAEMVTLMEEGKTKEEAEKQAPIMLQAQNMLRQWEAKDPEVYALWQTMNGWVYDGFEKTYQQMGVEFDKLYYESDTYLLGKDEVELGLKNGHFFEKEDSSVWIDLTEEGLDQKIVRRSDGTAVYMTQDIGTAIQRFKEFPSLQKLIYTVGNEQDYHFKVLFLILKKLGYEWADGCFHLSYGMVDLPSGKMKSREGTVVDADDLMDEMIQTAEDHTRELGKIDGFTAEEAQALYHTLGMGALKYFLLKVDPKKRMLFDPKESIEFQGNTGPFVQYTHARISAILRRAEELKILMGQVTTGVTLTSNETELIYLLSEYQAKLQLAAEEYSPAVVAQYVYDLAKEYNKFYADQPIFTEESEALVVLRVNLSKQVAQTIKLGMSLLGIDVPERM comes from the coding sequence ATGAATATAGCAGCAGATATACAGATCGGCATACAGTCGGCACTCAAAGAATTGTACAATCATGACGCAGCGCTGTCCGAGTTGGGACTACAACCTACTAGGAAGGAGTTTGGCGGCAGTTATACTTTTGTGACCTTCCCATACGGTCGTATTTCTAAGAAAAGCCCAGAGGTAACAGCTACAGAGATGGGTGAGTATCTTCAGACGCATCTTGATGCTGTGAGTGGGTTCAATGTTGTGAAAGGCTTTCTGAATATAGAAATTGCAGAACAGACTTGGGTGACATATCTCAATGAATTGTTGCAGAATCCTGATTTTGGTCTGGGAACCAAAAAGAACGAATCTGTGATGGTGGAGTACTCATCGCCCAACACCAACAAACCGCTCCATTTAGGACATCTCCGAAACAACTTTTTGGGTTATTCGGTAGCCAAAATCTATGAAGCGCTGGGTTATGATGTGATCAAAGTGCAGATCATCAATGACCGAGGCATTCACATCTGCAAGTCCATGGTAGCTTGGCAGAAATTTGGTCATGGTGAGACCCCAGAAACATCAGGATTGAAGGGGGACAAACTTGTGGGCAAATATTATGTAGAGTTTGATAAGGCCTACAAAGCAGAAATGGTGACCCTCATGGAAGAGGGAAAAACCAAAGAAGAAGCAGAAAAGCAAGCTCCGATCATGCTCCAAGCGCAAAATATGCTGCGTCAGTGGGAAGCCAAAGATCCAGAAGTCTATGCTCTATGGCAAACCATGAACGGCTGGGTGTACGATGGTTTTGAGAAGACTTACCAACAAATGGGAGTGGAGTTTGACAAGCTGTACTACGAGTCAGATACCTACCTGTTGGGCAAGGATGAAGTAGAGTTGGGATTGAAAAACGGTCACTTCTTCGAAAAGGAGGATAGTTCGGTTTGGATAGACCTGACTGAGGAAGGTCTGGATCAAAAAATCGTGCGACGCAGTGATGGTACTGCGGTCTACATGACACAGGACATCGGTACTGCCATCCAAAGATTCAAAGAGTTTCCTTCTCTCCAAAAATTGATTTACACAGTCGGTAATGAACAAGATTACCATTTCAAGGTCTTGTTTTTGATCCTAAAAAAATTGGGATACGAGTGGGCGGACGGATGTTTCCATTTGTCATACGGGATGGTGGATTTGCCATCTGGCAAAATGAAGTCTCGCGAAGGGACGGTAGTGGATGCAGATGACTTGATGGATGAGATGATACAGACTGCCGAGGATCACACCAGAGAACTAGGCAAGATCGATGGATTCACCGCTGAGGAAGCCCAAGCATTGTATCACACCTTAGGCATGGGTGCTTTGAAGTATTTTCTGCTCAAAGTGGATCCAAAGAAACGTATGCTTTTCGATCCCAAAGAATCCATCGAGTTTCAAGGCAATACTGGGCCATTCGTCCAATACACTCATGCGAGGATTTCGGCGATCCTACGCAGAGCTGAGGAATTGAAAATCCTAATGGGACAGGTCACTACAGGTGTCACTTTGACCTCCAATGAGACAGAATTGATTTATCTGCTGTCTGAGTATCAAGCCAAACTCCAACTAGCAGCTGAAGAATACAGTCCTGCTGTGGTCGCTCAGTATGTCTATGATCTAGCCAAGGAATACAACAAGTTCTATGCAGACCAACCGATCTTCACGGAGGAAAGTGAAGCGTTGGTCGTGTTGCGTGTCAATCTCTCTAAGCAAGTCGCTCAGACAATCAAACTAGGAATGTCTCTACTAGGGATAGATGTTCCAGAGAGGATGTAA